The Setaria italica strain Yugu1 chromosome IX, Setaria_italica_v2.0, whole genome shotgun sequence genome has a window encoding:
- the LOC101775391 gene encoding protein ALTERED XYLOGLUCAN 4 — protein sequence MLTNFPKTYQLQNDKLLLPKKEFVTYTLYALIAVALLYLFVDPAAPASSTKPSVAAPWIQEELPPPSPPPSYQGGERSRSSPQPQAVSSAATPCDYSDGEWVPDPRPPPYNGTACEAIKDGRSCMANGRADTGYLHWRWQPRRCDLPDFSPEAFLRWLRNRHMAFVGDSLARNQAESLMCLLSSWSPAELVHREEDGRFRRWVFREHNATVSIFWSPFLVKGAEKSEHAGVRYNELYLDEFDERWMSELGAIDAAVVSAGQWFRIPSIYHDGGRVVGCYGCAAELNHTETSFFAVFRDVVRRTLAEVARRHEHGGKLVALTTFSPSHFEGEWNKGAPCTKTRPYKKGEKGLGYTETEMRKIVVEEAANAAGAASSSSSTVRFAAVDVTTLANMRPDGHPGPYMRKNPFAAADGRPVQNDCLHWCMPGPVDTFNQILLQTILR from the coding sequence ATGCTCACCAACTTCCCAAAGACGTACCAGCTCCAGAACGACAAGTTATTGCTTCCCAAGAAGGAGTTCGTCACCTACACCCTCTACGCGCTCATCGCTGTCGCGCTCCTCTACCTCTTCGTCGACCCAGCTGCTCCGGCGTCGTCTACCAAACCATCAGTGGCGGCGCCATGGATACAGGaggagctgccgccgccatcgccacctcCTTCTTACCAAGGAGGTGAAAGATCACGGAGTTCACCGCAGCCGCAAGCAGTGTCATCGGCGGCGACACCGTGCGACTACTCCGACGGCGAGTGGGTGCCGgacccacggccgccgccctaCAATGGCACGGCCTGTGAGGCCATTAAGGATGGCCGCAGCTGCATGGCGAATGGGCGGGCGGACACCGGCTACCTCCACTGGCGGTGGCAGCCACGGCGGTGCGACCTCCCGGACTTCTCCCCGGAGGCGTTCCTCCGCTGGCTCCGCAACCGGCACATGGCCTTCGTCGGCGACTCCCTGGCCCGCAACCAGGCCGAGTCGCTCATGTGCCTGCTCTCGTCGTGGTCCCCGGCGGAGCTCGTCCACCGCGAAGAGGACGGCAGGTTCCGGCGGTGGGTGTTCCGCGAGCACAACGCCACCGTGTCCATCTTCTGGTCGCCGTTCCTGGTGAAGGGCGCCGAGAAGTCGGAGCACGCCGGCGTGCGCTACAACGAGCTGTACCTGGACGAGTTCGACGAGCGGTGGATGTCGGAGCTCGGCGCCATCGACGCCGCCGTGGTGTCCGCGGGCCAGTGGTTCCGGATCCCCAGCATCTACCACGATGGCGGCAGGGTCGTCGGCTGCTACGGCTGCGCGGCGGAGCTCAACCACACCGAgaccagcttcttcgccgtgtTCAGGGACGTGGTCAGGCGGACGCTCGCCGAGGTCGCCCGGCGGCACGAGCACGGCGGCAAGCTGGTGGCGCTGACCACGTTCTCGCCGTCGCACTTCGAGGGGGAATGGAACAAGGGCGCGCCGTGCACGAAGACGCGGCCGTACAAGAAGGGCGAGAAGGGGCTTGGGTACACCGAGACGGAGATGAGGAAGATCGTCGTGGAGGAAGCGGCCAACGCCGCCGGGgctgcgtcgtcgtcgtcatccacCGTGCGGTTCGCGGCTGTGGACGTGACGACGCTGGCCAACATGCGGCCGGACGGCCACCCGGGGCCGTACATGCGCAAGAACCCGTTCGCCGCGGCGGACGGCCGGCCGGTGCAGAACGACTGCTTGCACTGGTGCATGCCTGGGCCCGTGGACACGTTCAACCAGATACTGCTCCAGACCATCCTCCGCTGA
- the LOC101775796 gene encoding histone-lysine N-methyltransferase ATXR4 isoform X2, which yields MLLRRRLLSTAAAAARGPPPIRVDRTESAGRGVFATRPVSAGELLHSAQPLVCHPSPSLLHEVCYSCLRRKQGEGRASSGGSYFCSDACREHAKGFHDIEKNVDWSSFEDHCSSRGLKYPYMAKRLACMVISGAANADCLNILQPARLHQGTLIEMEEEFELLESTFMKAGFQEELTTFLTKEWYINVLARIRINAFRIELVPSSYEDLLSSAAASVSCDASVGNAVYMLPSFYNHDCDPNSHIVWLENADAKLKALRDIEEGEELRICYIDTSMDVNARQRILADGFGFECHCHRCLSGD from the exons ATgttgctccgccgccgcctcctctccaccgcggcggccgccgcccgtggccCGCCGCCGATCCGCGTGGACCGGACGGAGTCGGCCGGCCGCGGTGTCTTCGCCACCCGCCCAGtctccgccggcgagctcctccACTCCGCGCAGCCCCTCGTCTGCCACCCCTCTCCATCGCTTCTACACGAG GTGTGCTACAGCTGCCTCAGGAGGAAGCAGGGGGAGGGGCGCGCCTCGAGCGGAGGATCCTACTTCTGCAGCGACGCTTGCAGGGAGCACGCCAAG GGGTTCCATGACATCGAGAAGAACGTGGATTGGTCTTCGTTTGAGGACCACTGCAG TTCACGTGGTCTGAAATACCCATACATGGCCAAGCGGCTTGCTTGCATGGTAATCTCAGGAGCTGCTAATGCGGACTGCCTTAACATACTTCAGCCAGCCCGTTTGCACCAGGGGACACTCATCGAA ATGGAGGAGGAGTTTGAGTTGTTGGAGTCCACTTTTATGAAAGCTGGATTTCAGGAAGAACTCACCACCT TTTTGACCAAAGAGTGGTACATCAATGTATTGGCAAGGATACGCATAAATGCATTTCGCATTGAATTGGTTCCAAGCTCATATGAGGATCTTCTATCCTCTGCAGCAGCCTCTGTGTCATGTGATGCATCTGTTGGCAATGCGGTTTATATGCTTCCCTCATTCTATAACCATGACTGTG ATCCGAATAGTCACATAGTTTGGCTGGAAAACGCAGATGCTAAATTGAAAGCCCTCCGCGACATTGAAGAAG GGGAGGAGCTGCGCATCTGCTACATCGATACTAGCATGGATGTCAATGCTCGGCAGAGGATTCTTGCTGACGGATTCGGCTTTGAGTGCCACTGCCATCGGTGCTTGTCTGGAGACTAG
- the LOC101775796 gene encoding histone-lysine N-methyltransferase ATXR4 isoform X1 yields MLLRRRLLSTAAAAARGPPPIRVDRTESAGRGVFATRPVSAGELLHSAQPLVCHPSPSLLHEVCYSCLRRKQGEGRASSGGSYFCSDACREHAKGFHDIEKNVDWSSFEDHCSSRGLKYPYMAKRLACMVISGAANADCLNILQPARLHQGTLIEVMEEEFELLESTFMKAGFQEELTTFLTKEWYINVLARIRINAFRIELVPSSYEDLLSSAAASVSCDASVGNAVYMLPSFYNHDCDPNSHIVWLENADAKLKALRDIEEGEELRICYIDTSMDVNARQRILADGFGFECHCHRCLSGD; encoded by the exons ATgttgctccgccgccgcctcctctccaccgcggcggccgccgcccgtggccCGCCGCCGATCCGCGTGGACCGGACGGAGTCGGCCGGCCGCGGTGTCTTCGCCACCCGCCCAGtctccgccggcgagctcctccACTCCGCGCAGCCCCTCGTCTGCCACCCCTCTCCATCGCTTCTACACGAG GTGTGCTACAGCTGCCTCAGGAGGAAGCAGGGGGAGGGGCGCGCCTCGAGCGGAGGATCCTACTTCTGCAGCGACGCTTGCAGGGAGCACGCCAAG GGGTTCCATGACATCGAGAAGAACGTGGATTGGTCTTCGTTTGAGGACCACTGCAG TTCACGTGGTCTGAAATACCCATACATGGCCAAGCGGCTTGCTTGCATGGTAATCTCAGGAGCTGCTAATGCGGACTGCCTTAACATACTTCAGCCAGCCCGTTTGCACCAGGGGACACTCATCGAAGTA ATGGAGGAGGAGTTTGAGTTGTTGGAGTCCACTTTTATGAAAGCTGGATTTCAGGAAGAACTCACCACCT TTTTGACCAAAGAGTGGTACATCAATGTATTGGCAAGGATACGCATAAATGCATTTCGCATTGAATTGGTTCCAAGCTCATATGAGGATCTTCTATCCTCTGCAGCAGCCTCTGTGTCATGTGATGCATCTGTTGGCAATGCGGTTTATATGCTTCCCTCATTCTATAACCATGACTGTG ATCCGAATAGTCACATAGTTTGGCTGGAAAACGCAGATGCTAAATTGAAAGCCCTCCGCGACATTGAAGAAG GGGAGGAGCTGCGCATCTGCTACATCGATACTAGCATGGATGTCAATGCTCGGCAGAGGATTCTTGCTGACGGATTCGGCTTTGAGTGCCACTGCCATCGGTGCTTGTCTGGAGACTAG